In the genome of Xanthobacteraceae bacterium, one region contains:
- a CDS encoding ATP-dependent Clp protease proteolytic subunit, with the protein MRDPIETYMNLVPMVVEQTNRGERAYDIFSRLLKERIIFITGPIEDGMSTLVVAQLLFLEAENPKKEISMYINSPGGVVTSGMAIYDTMQFIRPPVSTLCTGQAASMGSLLLAAGEKGQRFALPNARIMVHQPSGGFQGQATDIMLHAQEILALKKRLNEIYVKHTGQPLKVIEEALERDKFLTSEAAAEFGIVDKVIDKRPTEEPLAKAS; encoded by the coding sequence ATGCGTGACCCGATCGAAACCTACATGAACCTCGTGCCGATGGTGGTCGAACAGACCAACCGCGGCGAACGGGCCTACGACATTTTCTCGCGTCTCCTGAAAGAGCGCATCATCTTCATTACCGGCCCGATCGAGGACGGCATGTCGACGCTGGTCGTCGCGCAGCTTCTGTTCCTCGAAGCGGAAAATCCGAAGAAGGAAATCTCGATGTACATCAACTCGCCGGGCGGCGTGGTGACATCGGGCATGGCGATCTACGACACGATGCAGTTCATCCGTCCGCCGGTCTCGACCCTTTGCACGGGGCAGGCGGCGTCGATGGGTTCGCTGCTGCTTGCGGCCGGCGAAAAGGGCCAGCGCTTCGCGTTGCCGAACGCGCGCATCATGGTCCACCAGCCCTCCGGCGGTTTCCAGGGGCAGGCCACCGACATCATGCTGCACGCGCAGGAAATCCTCGCGCTGAAGAAGCGGCTGAATGAAATCTATGTGAAGCACACCGGCCAGCCGCTGAAAGTGATCGAGGAAGCGCTGGAGCGCGACAAGTTCCTGACCTCGGAAGCGGCAGCGGAATTCGGCATCGTCGACAAGGTGATCGACAAGCGTCCGACCGAGGAGCCGCTCGCGAAAGCGTCGTAA